One stretch of Haladaptatus sp. R4 DNA includes these proteins:
- a CDS encoding DNA-directed RNA polymerase subunit epsilon, with amino-acid sequence MRQTDGDSHDVHWQFATGDDAADQPRRLSRRPGDGTVQRADLQRDQSVRRWGPVTPSATVIGRANSPESDLSENIRRLHEERHSAMAGHSSRMHQLDKLRVSHALCNDLSLTPWQRDCVIGIMSELDLTAFGSQRAIPKVALVVIRHVVDREREQYLGLHDSDWIREQPPEQLTDLYETFQSLTDENRFTELTEKHGLDITSLNRLRRVLKEQLEDGDLEYAVHGRNPYRDPNLPSLTDRWGDQGSD; translated from the coding sequence ATGCGTCAAACCGACGGCGACTCGCACGACGTCCACTGGCAGTTCGCCACGGGGGACGACGCGGCGGACCAGCCCCGCCGACTCAGCAGGCGGCCGGGGGACGGTACGGTTCAGCGGGCAGACCTCCAGCGCGACCAGTCGGTTCGTCGGTGGGGACCGGTCACGCCGAGCGCGACGGTCATCGGCCGGGCGAACTCGCCGGAGTCGGACCTGAGCGAGAACATCCGCCGACTGCACGAGGAACGACACTCCGCGATGGCGGGTCACAGCAGTCGAATGCACCAACTGGACAAGCTTCGGGTCAGCCACGCGCTGTGTAACGACCTGTCGCTGACGCCGTGGCAGCGCGACTGCGTCATCGGCATCATGAGCGAGTTGGACCTCACCGCCTTCGGAAGCCAGCGGGCCATCCCGAAGGTCGCGCTGGTCGTCATCCGACACGTCGTGGACCGTGAGCGCGAACAGTACCTCGGACTGCACGACTCCGACTGGATTCGCGAGCAACCACCCGAGCAACTGACCGACCTCTACGAAACGTTTCAGTCGCTCACCGACGAGAACCGATTCACCGAACTTACAGAAAAACACGGTCTCGACATCACGAGCCTGAATCGGCTCCGTCGCGTCCTCAAGGAACAGTTGGAGGACGGCGACCTGGAGTACGCCGTCCACGGTCGGAACCCCTATCGTGACCCGAACCTGCCCAGTCTGACCGACCGATGGGGCGATCAGGGAAGCGACTGA
- a CDS encoding DUF420 domain-containing protein, producing the protein MATANARERARESPLKVTAILSVIGYILVLGTFAGILPIYPHIGRGTIDMLSDGIAIVNTIATISLALGWYWIRNGEVRKHRAAMITSFVLILVFLALYLTKVGGGGGEKHIDLAHTSILYYAYVIMLAIHIMLSVISVPVVLFAIVLGLSHTPAELRNTPHKKIGRIAASAWILSLSLGVITFAMLAHYGWTIPK; encoded by the coding sequence ATGGCTACGGCGAACGCGCGGGAACGGGCGCGGGAGAGTCCTCTGAAAGTGACGGCGATCCTCTCGGTTATCGGGTACATCCTCGTCCTCGGGACGTTTGCGGGCATCCTCCCCATCTACCCGCACATCGGGCGGGGAACCATCGACATGCTCTCGGACGGAATTGCGATCGTGAACACCATTGCGACTATCTCGCTCGCACTCGGGTGGTACTGGATTCGCAACGGCGAGGTCAGGAAACACCGCGCCGCGATGATCACCTCGTTCGTCCTCATTCTCGTCTTTCTCGCGCTCTACCTCACGAAAGTCGGCGGTGGCGGCGGCGAGAAACACATCGATTTGGCGCACACCTCCATCCTCTACTACGCCTACGTCATCATGCTCGCGATTCACATCATGCTCTCGGTTATCTCGGTTCCCGTCGTGCTGTTCGCCATCGTCCTCGGACTCAGTCACACACCCGCCGAACTGCGGAACACGCCGCACAAGAAGATCGGCCGAATCGCGGCCTCGGCGTGGATCCTCTCCCTGTCGCTCGGCGTCATCACGTTCGCCATGTTAGCCCACTACGGGTGGACGATCCCGAAGTAG
- a CDS encoding cobalamin B12-binding domain-containing protein, which translates to MSADQEQQSIRCLVAKVGLDGHDRGAHVIARAFRDAGFEVIYSGLHNAPDEIVQAAVQEDVNVLGISILSGAHDTLVPKIVEGLKEYDAFDDTLILVGGVVPDDDKAELKELGVAEVFGPGTPMEETIEFVRENAPER; encoded by the coding sequence ATGAGCGCAGATCAGGAACAGCAGTCGATTCGCTGCCTCGTCGCCAAGGTCGGTCTCGACGGGCACGACCGCGGTGCACACGTTATCGCCCGGGCGTTCCGTGACGCCGGGTTCGAGGTCATCTACTCGGGGCTTCACAACGCTCCCGACGAAATCGTGCAGGCGGCCGTGCAGGAGGACGTGAACGTCCTCGGTATCTCCATCCTCTCCGGGGCACACGACACGCTCGTCCCGAAAATCGTCGAGGGGCTAAAGGAGTACGACGCGTTCGACGACACTCTCATCCTCGTCGGCGGTGTCGTCCCCGACGACGACAAGGCGGAACTCAAGGAACTCGGTGTCGCGGAGGTGTTCGGTCCGGGAACGCCGATGGAAGAGACTATCGAGTTCGTCCGTGAAAACGCGCCCGAACGATGA
- the meaB gene encoding methylmalonyl Co-A mutase-associated GTPase MeaB: MSATHTDLLADLLDGKHRALARVITKIENREPGYRELVSELHTHTGDAEIIGITGSPGAGKSTLVDKVANYYRERGETVGVIAIDPSSPFTGGAVLGDRIRMASNVGDMDVFFRSMSARGSLGGLSTATSDAVKALDAFGKDKIIVETVGAGQNEIDIVKTADTVAVLVPPESGDNVQMLKAGILEIADVFVVNKADLPGADRAVSDLTEMVHMRDGTPTPEFGDGVEGYDWEPPIVETIAKDGEGVTEFIEVLDEHHDLLESTGMLDAKTRTRYAEEIRALLREDANRLVASEIESRGGIAELVEAVFERETDPYSVADEVITPIEDCIHD; the protein is encoded by the coding sequence ATGAGCGCGACGCACACGGATCTACTCGCAGACCTCCTCGACGGGAAGCACCGGGCGCTGGCACGCGTCATCACGAAGATCGAGAACCGCGAACCCGGCTATCGGGAACTCGTCTCGGAACTCCACACGCACACTGGCGACGCCGAAATTATCGGTATCACCGGTAGCCCCGGCGCGGGCAAATCGACGCTCGTGGACAAGGTGGCGAACTACTACCGCGAGCGCGGCGAGACGGTCGGCGTCATCGCCATCGACCCCTCCTCCCCGTTCACGGGCGGGGCCGTCCTCGGCGACCGCATCCGGATGGCGAGTAACGTCGGCGACATGGACGTATTCTTCCGGTCGATGAGCGCCCGTGGTAGCCTCGGCGGTCTCTCCACCGCGACCTCGGATGCCGTGAAGGCGCTCGACGCGTTCGGCAAGGACAAGATCATCGTCGAGACGGTCGGTGCGGGGCAGAACGAGATCGACATCGTGAAAACCGCCGACACGGTCGCCGTGTTGGTTCCCCCCGAGAGCGGCGACAACGTCCAGATGCTCAAGGCGGGCATCCTCGAAATCGCCGACGTCTTCGTCGTGAACAAGGCGGACTTGCCGGGTGCCGACCGCGCCGTCTCGGACCTCACCGAGATGGTACACATGCGCGACGGAACACCGACGCCGGAGTTCGGCGACGGCGTCGAGGGCTACGACTGGGAACCCCCCATCGTGGAGACGATAGCGAAGGACGGCGAAGGTGTCACGGAGTTCATCGAGGTGCTGGACGAACACCACGACCTGCTCGAATCGACGGGCATGCTCGACGCGAAAACCCGAACGAGATACGCGGAGGAGATTCGAGCACTCCTGCGCGAGGACGCCAACCGACTCGTCGCGTCGGAAATCGAGTCGCGTGGTGGAATCGCGGAACTGGTCGAAGCCGTTTTCGAGCGTGAAACCGACCCGTATTCGGTCGCCGACGAGGTCATCACGCCCATCGAAGACTGTATTCACGACTGA
- a CDS encoding alpha/beta fold hydrolase, producing the protein MNLRRLAAATAGGVGLTAALNRSLARSAEPLDPPLEGFQGTYRWRGFDVAYTEAGDPDNPDVLFLHGIHAAASNKEFDQIFRQLAQQYHVIAPDLPGFGRSSRPPVVYTASLYTSFVVDFAEDVTDNAICLVSSLSGAYATLAQVETGAFSQLELICPTDDAGKRRKWLRNLVRSPLLGTALFNAIASKRSIRRFNERDGYFSEASYTEKDVEFEWQTAHQPGARFAPASFVSGYLNPDEDLGEELARVDVPVTLVWGREAKVTPLEGGKELADEADTRLVVFDEARLLPHVEHPGPFLDVLFDELAPLEQQ; encoded by the coding sequence ATGAATCTTCGACGACTTGCGGCGGCGACGGCTGGCGGAGTTGGACTCACGGCAGCGCTCAATCGATCGCTCGCCCGAAGTGCGGAACCGCTCGACCCGCCGCTCGAAGGGTTTCAGGGAACCTATCGCTGGCGCGGGTTCGACGTAGCCTACACCGAAGCGGGTGACCCGGACAACCCCGACGTTCTTTTCCTCCACGGGATTCACGCCGCCGCATCGAACAAGGAATTCGACCAGATTTTCAGGCAACTGGCCCAGCAGTACCACGTCATCGCACCCGACCTTCCCGGATTCGGGCGGTCGTCGCGACCGCCGGTCGTGTACACCGCGTCGCTGTACACCTCGTTCGTCGTGGACTTCGCCGAGGACGTGACCGATAACGCCATCTGTCTCGTGTCGTCGCTCTCCGGGGCGTACGCCACGCTCGCACAGGTCGAGACGGGCGCGTTCTCCCAACTGGAACTCATCTGTCCGACCGACGACGCCGGAAAGCGTCGGAAGTGGCTTCGAAACCTCGTTCGGTCGCCGCTCCTCGGAACCGCGCTGTTCAACGCCATCGCCAGCAAGCGCTCGATTCGCCGGTTCAACGAACGCGACGGCTACTTCAGCGAGGCGTCGTACACGGAGAAGGACGTCGAGTTCGAGTGGCAGACCGCCCACCAACCCGGTGCCCGGTTCGCACCCGCGTCGTTCGTCTCGGGGTATCTCAACCCGGACGAGGACCTGGGCGAGGAACTCGCGCGCGTGGACGTCCCCGTAACGCTCGTCTGGGGGCGAGAAGCGAAGGTCACGCCGCTCGAAGGCGGAAAAGAACTCGCGGACGAAGCCGACACGCGCCTCGTCGTGTTCGACGAGGCGCGACTGCTTCCGCACGTCGAACATCCGGGGCCGTTTCTGGACGTCCTATTCGACGAACTAGCGCCGCTCGAACAGCAGTAG
- a CDS encoding Zn-ribbon domain-containing OB-fold protein: MSENEHANTGYDEWLDAIEDGNAYYLECSNGHGSLPPRRICPECGEIGLEETPLPETGTIDTYTVVHVAAPSFADDAPYTTAIADFGPVRVTAMAPDDVAVGDTVSLTIGESKTNGDRLLLFERR, encoded by the coding sequence ATGAGCGAGAACGAGCACGCAAACACGGGCTACGACGAGTGGTTGGACGCCATCGAGGACGGAAACGCCTACTACCTCGAATGTTCGAACGGACACGGCTCGCTGCCGCCGCGTCGAATCTGCCCCGAGTGCGGGGAAATCGGCCTCGAAGAGACGCCGCTCCCCGAAACCGGAACTATCGACACGTACACCGTCGTCCACGTCGCGGCACCGTCGTTCGCGGACGACGCACCGTACACGACCGCAATCGCCGACTTCGGGCCGGTTCGAGTGACCGCGATGGCACCCGACGACGTGGCGGTCGGGGATACCGTTTCCCTGACTATCGGCGAATCGAAAACGAACGGTGACCGACTACTGCTGTTCGAGCGGCGCTAG
- a CDS encoding thiolase domain-containing protein — MTGVRIAGVGLTHFGKHPERTGRDLFAEASASAFADAEVPRDDIEELYYGNFMGELAEHQGHQGPLMAEAAGIRAPATRYESACASSGVAIRQAVKDVRNGEADAILVGGAERMNNLGTAKTTEALAIAADDLYEVRAGITFPGAYALMARAYFEQYGGSREDLAHIAVKNHANAVPNEHAQFQKEIELEQALDAPMIAEPLGLFDACPITDGAAAVVLVSDEYAEEHGLDAPVSVTGTGQGGDRMALQGREYLARSPAAEEAAEEAYADAGIDANDVDVAEVHDCFTIAEVLALEALDFYAPGEGIGAAKRGETTRDGDRPINLSGGLKAKGHPVGATGASQLAEMTRILRGDHPNSDAVPDAKVGVAHNAGGTVASATVHVLEVHK, encoded by the coding sequence ATGACAGGTGTTCGGATTGCAGGAGTCGGATTGACTCACTTCGGGAAGCATCCCGAGCGGACGGGGCGTGACCTGTTCGCCGAGGCGAGCGCGAGCGCGTTCGCCGATGCGGAGGTCCCCCGCGACGATATCGAGGAACTCTACTACGGAAACTTCATGGGCGAATTGGCAGAACATCAGGGCCACCAAGGACCGCTGATGGCGGAAGCCGCGGGAATTCGTGCGCCCGCGACGCGCTACGAGAGCGCGTGTGCATCCAGCGGCGTCGCGATTCGGCAGGCCGTCAAGGACGTTCGGAACGGGGAGGCCGACGCGATTCTCGTCGGCGGGGCGGAACGGATGAACAACCTCGGGACGGCGAAGACGACGGAAGCCCTCGCCATCGCGGCGGACGACCTGTACGAGGTTCGGGCCGGGATAACGTTCCCCGGCGCGTACGCGCTGATGGCGCGGGCTTACTTCGAGCAGTACGGTGGTTCGCGCGAGGATTTGGCTCACATCGCGGTGAAAAACCACGCGAACGCCGTGCCGAACGAACACGCCCAGTTCCAGAAGGAGATCGAACTCGAACAGGCGCTCGACGCACCGATGATCGCCGAACCGCTCGGCCTATTCGACGCGTGTCCCATCACGGACGGTGCGGCCGCCGTCGTGCTCGTCAGCGACGAGTACGCCGAGGAACACGGCCTCGACGCGCCGGTTTCGGTCACGGGAACCGGACAGGGCGGCGACCGGATGGCGCTCCAAGGGCGCGAGTACCTCGCCCGCTCGCCTGCGGCCGAGGAGGCCGCCGAGGAAGCCTACGCAGATGCAGGAATCGACGCGAACGACGTGGACGTCGCCGAGGTGCACGACTGTTTCACCATCGCGGAAGTGCTGGCGCTCGAAGCCCTCGACTTCTACGCACCCGGCGAGGGAATCGGCGCGGCCAAGCGCGGCGAGACGACACGTGACGGCGACCGCCCGATCAATCTCTCGGGCGGCCTGAAGGCCAAGGGTCACCCCGTCGGCGCGACGGGTGCCAGCCAACTGGCCGAGATGACGCGCATCCTGCGCGGCGACCACCCCAACAGCGACGCCGTCCCGGACGCCAAAGTCGGCGTGGCCCACAACGCGGGTGGCACGGTCGCGAGTGCGACGGTTCACGTTTTGGAGGTCCACAAATGA
- a CDS encoding HAH_0734 family protein, whose product MKRLIIHGDPGIRDDAIINYDDVEQVCFSITRQGDWHGPDEPQLWCVIGTEDEREDFDRRNYVPHWLDTDAIDAEDVDVVDSAN is encoded by the coding sequence ATGAAACGGCTCATCATCCACGGGGACCCCGGAATCCGGGACGACGCGATCATCAACTACGACGACGTAGAACAGGTCTGTTTCTCCATCACCCGACAGGGAGACTGGCACGGCCCGGACGAACCCCAACTGTGGTGTGTCATCGGTACCGAGGACGAACGCGAGGACTTCGACCGCCGGAACTACGTTCCCCACTGGCTCGATACGGACGCCATCGACGCCGAGGACGTCGATGTCGTCGATTCCGCGAACTGA
- a CDS encoding twin-arginine translocation signal domain-containing protein, translating to MTNVNRRQFLKRTGVAGAGLAALGMGTGTVSADRYGIPIVSTRGHFDDDGNLTSGHTETGYDTTGDVPGVDTGCVDDLTVFIHGWHKTGGDPVQEAQDKFLSAKNNLDAAGYDGTLIGYSWDSDAGGGVDFGWGTAQDVAQKNGVKLAQFAVYLKYYCPNTTLRFASHSLGAQVLLSSLRSLDVTSWWNDGGYEVYSTHMLGAATDNEAPTKEWMDTYNAITNQTTATFNYHNEEDDVLEWVYNTIEFDQALGETGYEDGNTPAPNYVEYDATSQVGDDHSNYLDTLGDEIVTHMNNVPYYV from the coding sequence ATGACAAACGTCAATCGACGGCAATTTCTCAAACGAACCGGTGTCGCAGGGGCGGGACTCGCAGCGCTCGGAATGGGAACGGGAACGGTAAGCGCGGACCGATACGGGATTCCCATCGTCTCGACACGCGGCCACTTCGACGACGACGGTAACTTGACTTCGGGCCACACCGAGACGGGCTACGACACCACTGGCGATGTTCCGGGCGTCGATACCGGCTGTGTGGACGATTTGACCGTGTTCATCCACGGCTGGCACAAGACGGGCGGCGACCCCGTGCAGGAGGCCCAAGACAAGTTCCTCTCGGCGAAGAACAACCTCGACGCCGCAGGGTACGACGGAACCCTTATCGGCTATTCGTGGGACAGCGACGCCGGTGGCGGCGTCGACTTCGGCTGGGGGACGGCACAGGACGTCGCCCAGAAGAATGGCGTCAAACTCGCGCAGTTCGCGGTGTACCTCAAATACTACTGTCCGAACACCACGCTCAGGTTCGCCAGCCACTCGCTCGGTGCACAGGTGCTCCTCAGTTCGCTTCGCTCGCTCGACGTGACCTCGTGGTGGAACGACGGCGGTTACGAGGTGTACTCGACCCACATGCTCGGCGCGGCGACGGACAACGAAGCGCCCACCAAGGAGTGGATGGACACGTACAACGCCATCACGAACCAGACGACGGCGACGTTCAACTACCACAACGAGGAGGACGACGTGCTGGAGTGGGTGTACAACACCATCGAGTTCGACCAGGCGCTCGGCGAGACGGGGTACGAGGACGGCAACACGCCCGCACCCAACTACGTCGAGTACGACGCGACTTCGCAAGTTGGCGACGACCACTCGAACTATCTCGACACCCTCGGCGACGAAATCGTCACCCACATGAACAACGTCCCATACTACGTCTGA
- a CDS encoding 50S ribosomal protein L44e: MQMPRRFNTYCPHCHSHHEHEVEKVRTGRRTGMKWDARQQKRGKAVIGNAGGFSKVPGGDKPTKKTDLKYRCSECGKAHLRPGWRAGRLEFQE, from the coding sequence ATGCAGATGCCACGTCGATTTAACACGTACTGTCCGCACTGTCACTCACACCACGAACACGAAGTCGAGAAGGTCCGCACTGGCCGACGAACCGGTATGAAGTGGGACGCTCGCCAGCAGAAACGCGGTAAAGCCGTCATCGGTAACGCTGGTGGTTTCTCGAAGGTGCCCGGTGGGGACAAACCGACGAAGAAGACCGACTTGAAATACCGTTGCAGCGAGTGTGGCAAAGCACACCTCCGCCCGGGATGGCGTGCAGGCCGACTCGAATTCCAGGAGTAA
- a CDS encoding 30S ribosomal protein S27e, giving the protein MAGNFYKVQCPDCENEQTVFGKASSEVNCVVCGHNLATPTGGKAEINGDVLETIASR; this is encoded by the coding sequence ATGGCAGGAAATTTCTACAAAGTTCAGTGTCCGGACTGTGAGAACGAACAGACCGTCTTCGGCAAGGCGTCGAGCGAAGTCAACTGCGTCGTCTGTGGTCACAACCTCGCCACGCCGACCGGCGGCAAGGCAGAAATCAACGGCGACGTCCTCGAAACGATAGCATCCCGATGA
- a CDS encoding translation initiation factor IF-2 subunit alpha yields the protein MKYSGWPDTGELVVGKVDEIEDFGVFIDLEEYEDKRGLVHVSEVASGWIKNVRDHVSTGQTVVCKVLDVDEGSQQIDLSIKDVNEHQRSDKIQDWKNEQKADKWMSLAFGEDMGDEQYTHVANELLSEFGSIYDGFEQAAIHGPEALDSTDLTDEEIGQLVETARENVSVPYVTVTGYVDLRNPGKDGVDGIKEALKAAEGNGDIPDEVELDVTYVGAPEYRVRVKAPNYKTAEAQLEESVHRAEVVMDGIEGTADFHRDRHTEDE from the coding sequence ATGAAATACAGTGGCTGGCCCGACACTGGCGAACTCGTCGTCGGTAAAGTAGACGAGATTGAAGACTTCGGGGTCTTCATCGACCTCGAAGAGTACGAAGACAAGCGTGGGCTTGTCCACGTCAGCGAGGTCGCCAGCGGTTGGATCAAAAACGTCCGAGACCACGTCAGCACCGGACAGACCGTCGTCTGTAAGGTTCTCGACGTTGACGAGGGGTCCCAACAGATCGACCTCTCGATCAAGGACGTGAACGAGCATCAGCGAAGCGACAAGATCCAGGACTGGAAGAACGAGCAGAAGGCCGACAAGTGGATGTCGCTCGCGTTCGGCGAGGACATGGGCGACGAGCAGTACACGCACGTCGCAAACGAACTCCTCTCCGAGTTCGGCAGCATCTACGACGGCTTCGAGCAAGCGGCGATTCACGGTCCCGAAGCGCTCGACAGCACCGACCTCACGGACGAGGAAATCGGACAACTAGTCGAGACCGCTCGCGAGAACGTCTCGGTTCCCTACGTCACCGTCACCGGCTACGTCGACCTCCGCAACCCGGGGAAAGACGGCGTCGATGGCATCAAGGAGGCGCTCAAAGCCGCCGAAGGAAACGGCGACATTCCCGACGAAGTGGAACTCGACGTTACCTACGTCGGTGCACCCGAATATCGCGTTCGTGTGAAGGCACCGAACTACAAGACGGCGGAGGCGCAACTCGAAGAGAGCGTCCACCGTGCGGAGGTCGTCATGGACGGCATCGAGGGGACCGCCGACTTCCACCGTGACCGCCACACCGAAGACGAATGA
- a CDS encoding RNA-protein complex protein Nop10, with protein MKSNIRVCSAWEAEHDRPVYTLLTTCPDCGANAVNSAPAPFDPNDPYGEYRRALKRRDHE; from the coding sequence ATGAAATCGAACATCCGGGTATGTTCCGCGTGGGAGGCGGAACACGACCGCCCGGTGTACACCCTTTTGACGACGTGTCCCGACTGTGGAGCGAACGCCGTAAACAGCGCACCCGCCCCGTTCGACCCGAACGACCCGTACGGGGAGTACCGACGCGCACTTAAGCGGCGCGACCACGAATAA
- a CDS encoding proteasome assembly chaperone family protein, with amino-acid sequence MDEIDIDIVANPDLESPVLIEGLPGVGHVGKLVAEHLLEEKESELVRRVYSEYLPPQVSVGDDGTAALVCVELHALTLDGQDVLVLTGDYQAQDNVGHYRLTNAFLDIAEEFGVERVFALGGVPTGELIEEYAVLGAAATTEFVDELEDAGVEFREDEPAGGIVGTSGLLLGLGGRRGFEATCLMGETSGYLVDPKSAQAVLEVLQKVLDFEVDFSSLEERAEEMEEVVNKIEEMESQSQQASIPSDDDLRYIG; translated from the coding sequence ATGGACGAAATCGACATCGACATCGTCGCCAATCCCGACTTGGAAAGCCCCGTCCTCATCGAGGGACTTCCGGGCGTCGGTCACGTCGGTAAACTCGTCGCCGAGCATCTACTCGAAGAGAAAGAAAGCGAACTCGTTCGACGGGTGTACTCCGAGTATCTGCCGCCACAGGTGAGCGTCGGGGACGACGGCACGGCCGCACTGGTCTGTGTGGAACTCCACGCGTTGACGCTGGACGGGCAGGACGTACTCGTCCTGACGGGCGACTATCAAGCCCAGGACAACGTCGGCCACTATCGGCTGACGAACGCCTTTTTGGACATCGCCGAGGAGTTCGGTGTCGAACGCGTCTTCGCGCTCGGCGGCGTGCCGACCGGCGAACTCATCGAGGAGTACGCCGTGTTAGGTGCGGCCGCGACGACGGAGTTCGTGGACGAACTCGAAGACGCGGGCGTCGAGTTCCGCGAGGACGAACCGGCGGGCGGCATCGTCGGCACCAGCGGACTCCTGCTCGGTCTCGGCGGACGGCGCGGGTTCGAAGCGACGTGCCTGATGGGCGAGACGAGCGGGTATCTGGTCGACCCGAAAAGCGCGCAGGCGGTCCTCGAAGTCCTCCAGAAGGTGCTCGATTTCGAGGTCGATTTCAGTTCGCTCGAAGAGCGCGCCGAGGAGATGGAGGAAGTCGTTAACAAGATAGAGGAGATGGAATCCCAATCCCAACAGGCATCCATCCCGTCGGACGACGACCTGCGGTACATCGGCTGA
- a CDS encoding MarR family transcriptional regulator, which produces MADVLEDKRAATRFRILSEIADRQPAVSQGEIADAVGVTSQAVSEYIRGLVDDGLVEKEGRSRYRVTKEGVDWLLQSATDVRRFADHVTDDILGNVGEDAAIARTNIDAGTTVSITLADGLLHATPGDEGPATGIATTDAEEGTEVGVTEFEGIIDLDPGHVTVYQVPPVRSGGSRSIDSDALAAVCDGAPVLAATGVEAVVALQSAGLEPDTTFAAGEVAAEAAERGLDVVIVATSDSVGRVTDALRDVGVAYEVANVE; this is translated from the coding sequence ATGGCCGACGTGTTGGAGGACAAGCGAGCCGCGACCCGGTTTCGAATCCTCTCGGAGATCGCTGACCGCCAACCGGCGGTGAGTCAAGGCGAAATCGCCGACGCCGTCGGCGTCACGAGCCAAGCCGTCAGCGAGTACATTCGCGGCCTCGTGGACGACGGGCTCGTAGAAAAGGAAGGACGCTCTCGCTATCGGGTGACCAAGGAGGGCGTCGATTGGCTGTTGCAGTCCGCGACCGACGTCCGGCGCTTCGCGGATCACGTCACGGACGATATCCTCGGGAACGTCGGGGAGGACGCCGCAATCGCACGGACCAACATCGACGCGGGAACGACCGTCTCGATCACGCTCGCCGATGGATTACTCCACGCGACGCCGGGCGACGAAGGGCCTGCGACCGGTATCGCCACGACGGACGCCGAGGAGGGCACGGAAGTCGGCGTCACGGAATTCGAAGGAATCATCGACCTCGATCCCGGCCACGTGACGGTGTATCAGGTTCCGCCGGTCCGTTCCGGAGGTAGTCGGTCGATCGATTCGGACGCGCTGGCGGCCGTCTGTGACGGCGCTCCCGTCCTCGCTGCGACCGGTGTCGAAGCTGTCGTCGCGCTGCAGTCCGCTGGTCTCGAACCCGACACGACGTTCGCCGCGGGCGAAGTCGCCGCCGAGGCCGCGGAGCGTGGCTTGGACGTGGTCATCGTCGCAACCTCCGACAGCGTCGGGCGCGTCACCGACGCCCTTCGGGACGTCGGTGTCGCCTACGAAGTTGCAAACGTCGAATAA